A window of Phragmites australis chromosome 2, lpPhrAust1.1, whole genome shotgun sequence genomic DNA:
TCTTGAAGACGCAGTCTTCTCTTGCTGCATGCTTCGCCCTCCATTATATTCCTTTACAGTTGAGGTAGCCCATGCGATGTGAGTATATTAAATAGTGCCATTCATGTGTCGTTGAACCGTAAAAATCTGGCCAAAAAGAAAGCCTACACAATCCATCAAATTCTAGTAGGCACGATCTATATCGCGAATAATGACATAGGACTAAATTTATACAACTTTTGTAAGAGTTTTTCGAGCAAAGCAATGTTTAAAGGGGTGTTTGGGTGTTATCGTACATGGGCCTACAATGGGCCAACATAGGAGTTACGGGACAATTTCATGTTATTGGCCTACCGCGGTATTCCGTGTACAACCTAGATGGTCCAGCCCAGAGTACGACTTGTTCAGAATTGGCCTGCACCTGGGACGACTATTGCTTCAGATTTCACACGAAATGTACACCTGAAATAGTGAAATCTTGTGGCTGCACACTGCACGCGCGCACAGTGAGGTGTCTTCGCAGCGGCCACCGTTGGCTGCCGAACAAACCGCACGCTAAATGCCAGCAACGAGTTCGTCACATCGCGCTTAGCACACGGTTAGCGCTATCCCCACAGAAGCCGTAGAAACACAGTCCAAATCGGCACGCCTCCTAGCAGTCTATCAGCAATGACCTGTTCCCTTTGGGAAACGTCAGGAGAGCAGCGTCACCTGCGCTCTTTGGCTTCTGCCAGAACAGAGCACGCAGGACTCAcagaatcaaatcaaatagAAGAAAACTCACAGACAAAGGAGCACGAAAATTCATGTAGCGCTACCAGTATCTGCTCTTATGCATCAAAGGATAATAATCTCATGCTGAATGTCCTGGCTGTTTTCTACTGTTTGATAGAGTTGTGCAGCAAAATAGACGTGGAATCATGCTGCACTCGTGCATACCAAAATGGGAGAGTGCAGAAGATCCGTCTTCGAGAAACTGAACGTAACGCACGAAGCATAGATGATAGATCCAAACGAGGAAGTGTCTATCCACCATCCGCCCGCACACAGCCGATCAGAGCCTGAGCGAAGCGCATCAATTGCGCGCCCTTATATTCAAGCGCATGAGACAAGCACCACCAGCACCCGCATCCGGTTGCCTTCAATTCGATGCATCGATGTGGCTATCTATTCTAACCCGCTTCTAATCACCACGCTTTGCTCTCGCATGCAGGCTACAAAATAAGCAAGACGAGCAGCGTTCAAAGACACAGTAGCAGAGTGTTAAAATACTCCTGCAGATTGAGTGAGATGGCGTCGGAGGTGAGCAAGAACGTGAAGGTCCTCAACGAGCAGGAGGTCACCTCGCACCAGCGTGACCAGAGCGTTCGCGCTGGGACCAGCGCTGCTGAGGAGCAGTCGGATCCGTTGGCGCTGCAGTCGTCGATCCTGTCGCTGACGCTGGAGGAGCTGCAGAATTCGCTCTGCGAGCCTGGGCGCAACTTCGGGGCCATGAACATGGACGAGTTCATGGCAAACATATGGAACGCCGAGGAGTTCCAGGCCACCACCGGCGGCTGCAAGGGGGacttggaggaggaggccatggcAACGGGAACTGGTGAGAGCGGAGGTGGAGGTGCGGGAGGAAGCGGATTGAGCCGGCAGGGGTCGTtctccctgccgccgccgctgtcccGGAAGACGGTGGATGAGGTCTGGGCCGAGATCAGCCAGGGGCCGGTGGATGCCCAGGCTCACGCCGCGCCGCAGGCCATGGTCCAGCCGCAGATGGAGATCGGCGGCGTCGCGGCCAGCGGTCGGCAGGTGACGCTGGGCGAAATGACGCTGGAGGATTTCCTGGTCAAGGCCGGCGTCGTCCGAGGAGCCTTCACAGACCACGGCCAGGCAGCCGCGGCGGTCGGGATGGTCCCAGCTGGGCCGATGAGCCACATGCAGCAAGTGCAGCTTGCGGCTCCCATGATGTTCCAAGTGGCGCCGGCCAACGCCGTGTACCCGGTGATGGGTGACGGCATGGGCTACCACAACGGGTACCCTGGGGGCATGGTGGTGgtgccgcctcccccgccgtcTCAGTGCGTGGCGGCCGCCGTGAGCCCGGGGTCGTCGGACGGGATGAGCGCGATGACACAGGCGGAGATGATGAACTGCATTGGCAACGGAGGGATGGTTCGGAACGGCAACGCGCGGAAACGCGAGTCCCCGGAGGATGGGTGCACCGAGAAGACGGTGGAGCGCCGGCAGCGGCGCATGATCAAGAACCGTGAATCGGCAGCCCGGTCACGCGCCAGAAAACAGGTGTGTATGGCCCTGTTCGTTTGGTGTATGTCAGCTTGTTGCCTTTTTTGTGGATGGTTCATTTTAGCTTGATTTTTCAGATGGTGACAGACTTTCTGTATTTGAAATGGTGCAGGCATATACCGTGGAGCTTGAGGCTGAATTGAACCACCTCAAGGAGGAGAATGCACGCCTTAGAGCGGAGGAGGTACTGAGAAACAAAATATTGGTCATCTatatttttcattgtttttCACTGCTACTATGCATGGATCTGATCAAACACGTCGTCTCTGTTCCATTCTCTTTCGCAGAAGACGATTCTGTtgtcaaagaaaaagatggtATTTACTCCGACCTCAACCgtgttgtatcttttttttacaCAGTGCTCATCATTCACTTATCGTTATAGTGTAACAATCAACATGTGTGTCAGTGTGCTGACGGAAACATGTCATGGTTTtgtgtttgtttcagctgttggaGAAGATGATGGAGCAGTCAAGGGAGAACGTGAGCGCTAAGGGCGGCCGCGGGCTGCGCCGCTGCGGCAGCTCCATGTGGTGAAATATGGCGCATGACTCGCATTCTGTCATTCCATTTTGCTCGCTCCTACAGAAAGTAATATGGCGGTAATGGTGTTGGAATGGTAGCAGCATcttaggccgtgtttgtttgagcttctgtttttgagcttttctgaaaaactgtgcttttgatttttctgaaaagctgcttttagaAATAGGTTGTTaacttttacaataaatttttggcttctcaaatacatagcttctcagagaagcacatcttagcgagcttctcagctttagttcattttcctcagaaacagacTTCTGGTTTCTTCAGAAatcacttctccagaaccttgtttgttctggcttctggcttctgacttctgccagtagcagaagcagcaaacaaacacagccttagTATGTGCTGTGATGGCTGTAAAATCTGCAAGGGCGCCTTAAGTAGAGTTTGTGTTGGCCGGCTTGCTGTATAAGCCGTGGGTTGTACAAACAATAAACCAGCTCTAAGAGAACACAGGATGAGCTCTGTGTTGTTCTCCATGTATATTAACATGGGTAGTAGTCATACTATGTCGCTTGTTTGTGTGTCTTTACACTTGATTTTGATGCACGTGAGCATCTGTATTTTCTCACCTACGTTAAATGGAAAACACGCAGGTTCTTTCACGTAGTGTTTAGTTTACCACATGCTAACTAGAGCTCAGACGACTTTAGGTGATAGGTGTGAATATGTGTGAACGTGCGATGTCCACCGGTGAGTttaggagggggggggggggggttggggtTAGAGTGAAGCTAGGGGGCGATGACCGGATCGGTAGTGGGTTGCGACATGGCAGTGTCACAAGGCGACAGTGGCGGCATGGGCAATAGGCAGGTTTAGCTCAGGATAAGGAAAATGGAGTGGTTAGCATGGTGGCTGAGCGGTGGGCACGGATCCGATGATAGGAGAGTCATCGGAGATAGCTAAATACGTGCAGGGTGAGGGATCGAGGCAaggctcagcacatagagaAAGAAGATGACCGGATATACAAGATAAAGTCCAAGGAAAAAGATGACCAGATATAGAAAGTAAAGTTATGGGCATTAGATCAATATCGGATGGCTTATGTTAAAGAGATATATTTTCAGAGTCTAAAAATTAGCAACCCTTTAATTTACAGGCTCGCTCATTGCTGTTTGCAAGTAgtatgatgttttttttttttgaccgaATGCAAGTATGGTTCTCAGACAGGGCTAGAAGAAGAATGATTTTTTATGTCtattttcaatatttgcaaaaatacatgATCATTCCAAAGTATTACACATCTAAGTTATCGTCATCCGTTAGATATGCAATAGCAAGGTATCGTCTATTCAATGAGTAAcacctttaaaaaaataaatgtgtcACCCATTCAACATACAAtacctttaaaaaataaaaaaataaaaaacattgtGTTCCATTACCctcaaattttaaaataatatcgaaagtcatgaattttttttgaaaaaagtatATTGTATAGGATGCTGCAATCTATCTCttgaaaaaatttcaactcaaaaatATTACTTATACAAAGTATGaaatttgccttttttttatttctctttgtgTACGATAAAATTtgcctttttttatttctctttgtgTGCGATGaaatttgcctttttttttatctttgtacAAGTAGTAgttttgtttgaaattttttaaagctagatcatagtattctctatgtcatttttttaaaaaaaattatggctCTTTCTATAttgtttcgaattttgagagcaataaaacataatattttttatttttgggttttttaaaGTGTCGTCCATTGAATATGTGACAGTTCTTCCTATCCAACGAGTAACAGTAGACTAGatgtataatattttgaaatagatatatatttttataaatatagaaaaataaaaatgaaaaaaacgAAGAAGAATAGGGAGTTCGCAGCGTCGTCGGGTCGTCAATGGGCCGGGCGCACCAATAGCCAGGCCGCACTCCGGCCTCTTGATACGCCGCAGGTCCATACGTGGAGATTCCCATCCAGACCAGACCTCAGGCGCACGAGTCGAGATCGCGCGACCACGTCCGGACTCCGGACTCTGTCTCCAcccagagagagagggagaacgaGGGAGAGTTCCCCACCGAGACCCTAGGTCGGGCGAGCAGGGCAGCGCTCAACGGCGTGCCGCAAGGGGGTAGCGCTTGGGTGCGGCGAGGCGAGGCCGACTGACGGAGGAGTGGCGCTGAGAAGTGGAACCTCCTCTGAAGCTTGGAGTTGTGAGGCGGGCGCGACTCTCTGAGATTTGCAGCACGAGAAGCAGAGAGAAGGTTTTCCTTCCGTCTATGTGATCTGCGAATTGATTTTGTTgcgaattttcctagatttgTGGTTCAAGGGAAACTGAGTGAAATGCTCGTTATCGATATAGCGAATTGCTAATTTTTCGAATGTGCGTGGTGTATCGCTGTGTTTTTTTCAGGTTAATCGTGACATATACAGTCTTGAAATGCTAATTTTCAGAACCGTGGATTTCTGAAAATGGTGTATCGTTCATGCACTGGGATGATTGTGAATTAATAAGTTCTGCGTGACTTGAATGTTAAAACATTGAAACCTGAGGAGGGCGTAATGTTGAATGGCATTACCTCATCAAACTAACAAATTTCCTGTACGTTGTGTTTATTGAACTAGCTATATGTTTATAATGGTGAAATTACTCTTAAGAGCCTATCTTTCCTTTTTTCCACTTCTTATTTTGTGATTTTGTGCTGCATCCCTGCTTGGTTTTAGATCTCAGTCAATTTCTAATGATTTGCAGAAATGGGTTGGGGGATATCCAGGTTGATTGGGCTGAAGGCTGCTGTCTTGCTTTCTGTGGCGTATTTTTTCCAGGGACTAGGAATGACACTTGTCTCTTTTCCCCTCATTTACACATCTATGGTTGCAATGCTAATCTCGATGGCTTCCCACCCAGCGGTTGATCTCCCTTTACTCCTAGGCAAGGCATCCGATGGAAGCTTTCCCTTGTGGTCATGGATCATGTTCTCGCCATTTCTTCTTTTCATCCACCTGTTTGTGTTGCTACGGAGATTTGTGAAAAATGAGCCCTTGTACACTGAGATAGCAGATGGATTATTTGTTGGAGGATGGCCTTCTTCAGTTGAACATCTGCCACCAGGTGACCCTGCCGTCATAGATTGCACATGCGAGCTGCCAAAAAGCTCAACCCTATCTAATAATGCATATTTGTGTGTTGCTACCTGGGATACAAGGGCTCCTCAGCCATCACAGATTGAGTCTGCGGTGCGATGGGCTGTGAGAAAGCGGTCTCAGAACAAACCTATATATGTCCACTGTGCCTATGGTAAATATGTTATTCTGCTTCCTGCTTTCTGCTTTTGAACTAGGAACTATGTTGTGTTTCTGTATATGTTTTTCTTTAAAATACTTATATTTATGCTACTGAATGCATTTCTGTAGCTTAGTCATATTAGATAATTGCTGAGACTTGAGAGACATATTTACCTCTGGAGCATGGTTATGAACTATTATATCATGTAACATGCTTTATCGTTATGATTGTTTAGTCTGGATACAAAAGCATGCTGATAtggttgttttttttattttcatgtcATCTTATGTCATATGATTATTTACCATTTCTAATTTGTTTTTGCTTATCTACGGACAAGAAGTAGAACTGCCGTGCATAAGCTGAACTGCACCTTCAATACATTCAAACCGGATCAATGTTCGCACATATTATGGACacagatgttgtaatagtatcaGAGTTTATTTTAAGAGCCTGTTTGGCCAAGTTAGCTCAGatcttaaaagaaaaataagcttAAGTTAGATATGTGCACCCAATTCAACGTTTAGGTTTGGCTCTAAGCTTAAGCCTCTCTGTAactgatttaaaaaaaaaacctcattGTAATGGCTTATGCATACAACTTTCCGAGCTTATCTAATAGGCCGTCTAACTCTTGAATTTCATCATTTAATAGCGTGTTATATCTGTAACAGGCCATGGCAGAAGCGTCTGTGTGATGTGCGCACTTCTTGTCGCACTAGGATTAGCTGAAGATTGGAAAGCTGCTGAGCAAATGATTTGTGAGAAGCGACCTTCTATTAGCATGAACACTCTTCATCGTAAAAGCTTGGAGGAATGGTCAAAACATTTGCTCCCTTCCTCAAAAAGAAGTGGGGAATCAGATGCGAGTTCTGTTATTCATTCGGATTATAACCGAAAGAGAAATTGAACCGCGAGAAAAAGATTTGTCAGTAACTGCGATATGTAAGATGGAGTTCATCATTTGATACTGCCTACTGCTGCCCTAGTAAATGTCCATGGATCATTCTCTAAGTATCTTTTTGCTGGAGTAGTATGTTGTATGAAGTATATGTACTAAACTCCACTACTGTAGCTTGCACTGCTAGTTGTTTAAGGAATATTTACTGATCCTGCCCCTCATTGAATGCATGCCAGGGAAGTGCTGTTGTCTGACCTTTTCTTTGGGAAACAAGGCTCTGCTGGCCTACTAGGTTATCATTTATAGCTAAATGCCATATGTTTCTCATTTTCAGCAACCTGCATTCAATATCTTTGTTAGGTTCGGTTCTTCACTTGATTTCAAGCTAcgccctccggtcataaatacttacaTTTTGGACAAGGTCCGGTCAAAGTTTTAACCATCAATAACTCttgaaatatttagtttcagAACATGAAAAGTTATATGTGtggatttattttaaaaaatactttcataatgtCATAAACTTATTAGATTATATAAATTTATTCTAGttgaaaatagtggtcaaaggtATGCATGGAAGACTGTGCTATGTCCAAAACGCAAGTATTTTTTACTGGATGGAGTAGTGCACAGCTATTCATTACTTTCTTTTGTTGTGTATACATTTCATCTATTTCAATCGGGTGTTTACATTTAATCTATTTCAATCTCGTTGTGTATACATGTAGTCTATTTCAATCTTGCGAAGTTTTGGTGTTTAATCTTCTGACTTGCCTATGCTGACTGACTGAGGTTTAACAGAATTGTACTCGTATTTTATGCTTTCTGTATGCTCTTGTGGCTTCGTATACTTTTCATCATTTGTCTGGCTCTGACATTTCCAAATCAGCAGTTTT
This region includes:
- the LOC133910169 gene encoding bZIP transcription factor ABI5 homolog isoform X2, with the translated sequence MASEVSKNVKVLNEQEVTSHQRDQSVRAGTSAAEEQSDPLALQSSILSLTLEELQNSLCEPGRNFGAMNMDEFMANIWNAEEFQATTGGCKGDLEEEAMATGTGESGGGGAGGSGLSRQGSFSLPPPLSRKTVDEVWAEISQGPVDAQAHAAPQAMVQPQMEIGGVAASGRQVTLGEMTLEDFLVKAGVVRGAFTDHGQAAAAVGMVPAGPMSHMQQVQLAAPMMFQVAPANAVYPVMGDGMGYHNGYPGGMVVVPPPPPSQCVAAAVSPGSSDGMSAMTQAEMMNCIGNGGMVRNGNARKRESPEDGCTEKTVERRQRRMIKNRESAARSRARKQAYTVELEAELNHLKEENARLRAEEVLRNKILVIYIFHCFSLLLCMDLIKHVVSVPFSFAEDDSVVKEKDAVGEDDGAVKGERER
- the LOC133910169 gene encoding bZIP transcription factor ABI5 homolog isoform X3: MASEVSKNVKVLNEQEVTSHQRDQSVRAGTSAAEEQSDPLALQSSILSLTLEELQNSLCEPGRNFGAMNMDEFMANIWNAEEFQATTGGCKGDLEEEAMATGTGESGGGGAGGSGLSRQGSFSLPPPLSRKTVDEVWAEISQGPVDAQAHAAPQAMVQPQMEIGGVAASGRQVTLGEMTLEDFLVKAGVVRGAFTDHGQAAAAVGMVPAGPMSHMQQVQLAAPMMFQVAPANAVYPVMGDGMGYHNGYPGGMVVVPPPPPSQCVAAAVSPGSSDGMSAMTQAEMMNCIGNGGMVRNGNARKRESPEDGCTEKTVERRQRRMIKNRESAARSRARKQAYTVELEAELNHLKEENARLRAEEKTILLSKKKMLLEKMMEQSRENVSAKGGRGLRRCGSSMW
- the LOC133910169 gene encoding bZIP transcription factor ABI5 homolog isoform X1, with translation MASEVSKNVKVLNEQEVTSHQRDQSVRAGTSAAEEQSDPLALQSSILSLTLEELQNSLCEPGRNFGAMNMDEFMANIWNAEEFQATTGGCKGDLEEEAMATGTGESGGGGAGGSGLSRQGSFSLPPPLSRKTVDEVWAEISQGPVDAQAHAAPQAMVQPQMEIGGVAASGRQVTLGEMTLEDFLVKAGVVRGAFTDHGQAAAAVGMVPAGPMSHMQQVQLAAPMMFQVAPANAVYPVMGDGMGYHNGYPGGMVVVPPPPPSQCVAAAVSPGSSDGMSAMTQAEMMNCIGNGGMVRNGNARKRESPEDGCTEKTVERRQRRMIKNRESAARSRARKQAYTVELEAELNHLKEENARLRAEEVLRNKILVIYIFHCFSLLLCMDLIKHVVSVPFSFAEDDSVVKEKDGIYSDLNRVVSFFYTVLIIHLSL
- the LOC133909213 gene encoding uncharacterized protein LOC133909213 isoform X1, translated to MGWGISRLIGLKAAVLLSVAYFFQGLGMTLVSFPLIYTSMVAMLISMASHPAVDLPLLLGKASDGSFPLWSWIMFSPFLLFIHLFVLLRRFVKNEPLYTEIADGLFVGGWPSSVEHLPPGDPAVIDCTCELPKSSTLSNNAYLCVATWDTRAPQPSQIESAVRWAVRKRSQNKPIYVHCAYGHGRSVCVMCALLVALGLAEDWKAAEQMICEKRPSISMNTLHRKSLEEWSKHLLPSSKRSGESDASSVIHSDYNRKRN
- the LOC133909213 gene encoding uncharacterized protein LOC133909213 isoform X2 gives rise to the protein MDYLLEDGLLQLNICHQPSQIESAVRWAVRKRSQNKPIYVHCAYGHGRSVCVMCALLVALGLAEDWKAAEQMICEKRPSISMNTLHRKSLEEWSKHLLPSSKRSGESDASSVIHSDYNRKRN